A part of Paraliobacillus zengyii genomic DNA contains:
- a CDS encoding PTS sugar transporter subunit IIA, whose protein sequence is MFGLFKNKNKVTAVDEFVMPIEGEIIDITEVEDPVFSEKMMGDGFAIIPVAGSVVSPVNGEIIKVFPTKHAIGIKSAKGYEILIHVGIDTVQLNGKGFTALVNDGDKIKVGQEILQFNVEIIKKSASSYVVPVVFTDSTKVSVKKFGKTAQGERDILSFD, encoded by the coding sequence ATGTTTGGTCTATTTAAGAATAAAAATAAAGTAACCGCGGTTGATGAGTTTGTTATGCCAATTGAGGGTGAAATTATTGACATCACAGAAGTGGAAGATCCTGTTTTCTCGGAAAAAATGATGGGGGACGGCTTTGCAATTATTCCAGTCGCTGGTTCTGTGGTTTCACCTGTTAATGGGGAAATCATTAAGGTGTTTCCAACAAAACATGCGATTGGAATTAAATCCGCGAAAGGATATGAAATTCTCATTCATGTAGGCATTGATACGGTTCAGTTAAATGGGAAAGGCTTCACTGCCCTTGTTAACGATGGGGATAAGATAAAGGTAGGACAAGAAATTTTACAGTTTAATGTAGAAATTATTAAGAAATCGGCTTCATCTTATGTAGTTCCTGTGGTCTTTACCGATTCGACAAAAGTTAGTGTGAAAAAGTTTGGCAAAACAGCGCAAGGCGAAAGAGACATCTTGTCTTTTGACTAA
- a CDS encoding AbrB/MazE/SpoVT family DNA-binding domain-containing protein, which produces MVMIQKEAERAAMPNRPRKAKRIAVSSKRQISIPKEFYDQLNIGEEVSLELYGNHLILKPISENFDDFSEDILGDLIREGYQGEDLMVEFKHRKSQIGNAVDKLVADTKYSGEKTTIDDLFGEDDDAL; this is translated from the coding sequence ATGGTAATGATACAAAAAGAAGCGGAGAGAGCTGCCATGCCAAATCGTCCCAGAAAGGCTAAACGAATTGCCGTTTCAAGTAAAAGGCAGATTAGCATTCCTAAAGAATTTTATGACCAGTTAAATATTGGTGAAGAAGTTAGTTTGGAACTATACGGAAATCATTTAATTTTAAAGCCAATAAGTGAAAACTTTGATGATTTTTCTGAGGATATCTTAGGAGACCTTATAAGGGAAGGTTATCAAGGGGAAGATCTGATGGTGGAATTTAAACATCGTAAATCTCAAATAGGAAATGCCGTTGATAAGTTGGTAGCTGATACTAAATATTCAGGAGAAAAAACAACGATTGACGATTTATTTGGAGAAGACGATGATGCACTATGA
- a CDS encoding SDR family NAD(P)-dependent oxidoreductase — MNKVAVITGGGSGLGQATALRLAEEGINIAVVDVNEQGGNETVELLKKSGVDAIFIKADVAKVDEVKNYVEKTVEKFGSIDYFFNNAGISGSGKYYLDTDIKEIEQIVGINLMGALYGVRYVAEVMLKNGGGSIVNTASSAGVIGQDSVVTYSATKHGIIGLTKSMVAEYAKDGLRVNAIAPGPTETPMVKEFFDANPEMKENAENGIPQKRLGTPEEVAELVAFLLTSKAQYINGDVIRIDGGFTNTK, encoded by the coding sequence ATGAATAAAGTTGCAGTTATAACCGGCGGTGGTAGTGGATTAGGACAAGCAACAGCACTACGTCTAGCTGAAGAAGGTATTAACATTGCAGTAGTAGACGTTAATGAACAAGGTGGAAATGAAACAGTAGAATTGCTGAAGAAATCTGGAGTGGATGCTATTTTCATTAAAGCTGACGTAGCTAAAGTCGACGAAGTCAAAAATTATGTTGAGAAAACTGTTGAGAAGTTTGGTTCCATTGATTATTTCTTTAACAATGCTGGTATTTCAGGCAGTGGTAAATACTACTTAGATACGGATATTAAAGAAATTGAACAAATCGTTGGCATCAATCTGATGGGAGCATTGTATGGTGTTCGCTACGTAGCTGAAGTGATGTTAAAGAATGGCGGAGGTTCAATTGTTAACACTGCATCAAGCGCAGGCGTAATAGGACAAGACTCTGTTGTAACGTATTCAGCAACAAAACACGGTATCATTGGATTAACAAAGAGTATGGTTGCTGAATATGCCAAGGATGGATTGCGTGTCAATGCCATTGCTCCAGGACCTACAGAAACGCCAATGGTGAAGGAATTCTTTGATGCGAATCCTGAAATGAAAGAAAACGCAGAAAATGGTATACCACAAAAACGTTTGGGTACCCCTGAAGAAGTCGCTGAACTAGTGGCATTCTTACTAACTTCTAAAGCACAATATATAAATGGTGATGTGATTAGAATTGATGGTGGATTCACGAATACAAAATAA
- a CDS encoding competence protein ComK: MLKISTFYQINRNTLAILPAMTVDYQAIVRETKRELLVQQTPLTIIKTNCIAGAASYQGRQKAASKLIGSTRKVPILIYERAQIYAFPTQSPSNFSCSWVFAKHIHKIIEHPQARSKQTQSTIIFRNGTTIDFEESAYQLQNQLTRTLKLHYAIKDANLQPV; the protein is encoded by the coding sequence ATGTTAAAAATAAGTACGTTCTATCAAATTAATCGCAATACACTAGCAATCCTTCCTGCTATGACTGTGGACTATCAAGCAATTGTGCGGGAAACGAAGCGTGAGTTGCTTGTCCAACAAACACCACTCACAATCATAAAAACCAATTGCATAGCAGGCGCTGCCTCTTATCAAGGACGACAAAAAGCAGCAAGTAAGCTAATTGGTTCAACCCGTAAAGTACCTATACTTATCTATGAACGTGCACAGATTTATGCATTTCCCACGCAATCACCTAGCAACTTTAGCTGTAGTTGGGTGTTTGCCAAGCATATACATAAAATAATCGAACACCCACAAGCAAGAAGTAAACAAACCCAATCAACGATCATCTTTCGTAATGGCACGACAATTGACTTCGAAGAATCTGCTTATCAACTACAAAACCAACTAACTCGCACATTAAAACTACACTATGCGATTAAAGATGCGAACTTACAACCTGTCTAA
- the tnpA gene encoding IS66 family insertion sequence element accessory protein TnpA, producing the protein MSDKQLEWEASMDQWSDSGLSMAAWYRKKNINIHQMYYWKRKFDQQTDNISSSNWLEISHSANIDEHSSIIIKIDKLSVEVKPQVDRQLVSDVLHLL; encoded by the coding sequence ATGTCAGATAAACAGTTAGAATGGGAGGCAAGTATGGACCAATGGAGCGATAGTGGCCTTAGTATGGCTGCTTGGTACCGCAAAAAAAATATTAATATTCATCAAATGTATTACTGGAAACGTAAGTTTGATCAACAAACAGATAATATTTCTTCTAGCAATTGGTTAGAAATTAGCCATTCGGCTAACATCGATGAGCATTCATCTATCATTATTAAGATAGATAAGCTATCAGTGGAAGTAAAACCACAGGTTGATCGTCAACTTGTATCTGATGTATTACATTTATTGTAG
- a CDS encoding LacI family DNA-binding transcriptional regulator, with amino-acid sequence MATIKDVAKTVGCSITTVSRVLNNDPKLSVSDEMREKVYQVADQLDYKKKVMRPLIKNIVFLYWLTDIEELEDVYFKAMRLELDKLAKKFNVELTTYKINEGIERIPDDIEGFIAVGTFSNKELVQLRELTPNGVFIDATPDPYHFDSVRPDLAQVTRRTVDFLVEKGHKEIGFIGGTFRNPNTHEDEMDIRERTFRQYMAEKGLLNEDFIFCHRGFSVANGYHLMNNAVETLGDQLPTAFFTAADPIAVGCLQALNEAAIAIPNRVSIIGINNISVAKYISPPLTTFDIDIHEMCKNALELLVERVVEKRKIVKTLYLGPEMIIRKSTN; translated from the coding sequence ATGGCGACGATTAAAGATGTGGCGAAAACGGTAGGTTGTTCTATTACAACGGTTTCTCGGGTATTGAATAATGATCCAAAACTTTCTGTTTCAGACGAGATGCGTGAGAAAGTGTATCAGGTTGCTGATCAACTGGATTATAAGAAGAAAGTGATGCGTCCATTAATTAAGAATATTGTATTTTTATACTGGTTAACAGACATTGAGGAACTAGAAGATGTCTATTTTAAAGCGATGCGTTTAGAATTAGATAAATTGGCCAAGAAATTCAATGTTGAACTTACAACTTATAAAATTAATGAAGGAATAGAGCGGATTCCAGATGATATTGAAGGATTTATTGCTGTGGGGACCTTTTCCAATAAAGAGTTAGTTCAACTAAGGGAGTTAACACCAAATGGCGTCTTTATCGATGCGACACCTGATCCTTATCATTTTGATTCAGTAAGACCGGATTTAGCGCAGGTGACCCGAAGAACAGTTGACTTTTTAGTGGAAAAAGGACATAAAGAAATTGGATTTATAGGTGGGACTTTTCGCAATCCTAATACTCATGAAGATGAAATGGATATTAGAGAACGAACATTTCGGCAGTATATGGCGGAAAAAGGTTTGTTAAATGAAGATTTTATCTTTTGTCACAGAGGGTTCTCTGTCGCAAATGGCTATCACTTAATGAACAATGCTGTGGAAACACTGGGTGATCAATTACCGACTGCTTTTTTTACGGCTGCTGATCCGATTGCGGTTGGCTGTTTACAAGCATTAAACGAAGCGGCTATTGCGATTCCAAACAGAGTATCTATTATCGGAATTAATAATATTAGTGTTGCAAAATATATCTCACCACCGCTCACTACATTCGATATTGATATCCATGAAATGTGCAAAAATGCGTTGGAGTTATTAGTAGAAAGAGTGGTAGAGAAGCGTAAAATAGTAAAAACATTATATCTCGGTCCAGAAATGATAATTAGAAAAAGTACAAACTAA
- a CDS encoding extracellular solute-binding protein, protein MIRFKKYLGLISFTALLFALVACGPQESDGDSGDSSDSSENAEETKELTVWADIDKSAGIEAAIAVFEEEHDVEIEVIEKAYAQQVEDLRLDGPAGTGPDVFTMPGDQIGTAVTEGLLKELDVSEDVQSIYTDVAMNSQIYDGKVYGLPKAVETNVLFYNKDLVSEDEVPTTLDGWYELSLELTEGENYGLLALFDQIYYANGVLSGYGGYVFGKDADGNFDPTDIGLNNEGAIEGAESIQKFYDEGLFPSGLVGEQGINVLDSLFSEGKAAAVISGPWNLGPYEEAGINYGVMKLPELANGENMSAFVGVKSYNVSTYAKNPELAEEFVEFITNEENSKTRYEITGEVPAVKALAEDPVVAESEAAQAVAQQSQFSELTPSIPEMNEVWTPADAALQTIATGKADPEEALNQAVETIEGQIEANHAGQ, encoded by the coding sequence ATGATAAGATTTAAAAAATACTTAGGACTTATTAGTTTTACAGCGTTACTTTTTGCTTTAGTTGCTTGTGGACCTCAGGAGAGCGATGGGGACTCTGGAGATTCATCGGATTCGAGTGAAAATGCAGAAGAAACGAAAGAATTAACTGTTTGGGCAGATATTGATAAATCTGCAGGTATAGAAGCTGCAATCGCTGTGTTTGAAGAAGAACATGATGTTGAAATAGAAGTAATCGAAAAAGCTTATGCACAACAAGTGGAAGACTTACGTTTGGATGGACCAGCTGGTACAGGCCCAGATGTTTTCACAATGCCTGGTGATCAAATTGGTACAGCTGTTACAGAAGGTTTACTTAAAGAATTAGATGTAAGCGAAGACGTACAATCTATCTACACAGATGTTGCGATGAATTCTCAAATTTACGATGGTAAAGTTTATGGTTTACCAAAAGCAGTTGAAACAAACGTGCTTTTCTATAACAAAGATCTTGTTTCAGAAGACGAAGTGCCTACTACTTTAGATGGTTGGTATGAGCTATCTCTTGAGTTAACAGAAGGAGAAAACTATGGTTTATTAGCTCTATTTGATCAAATCTACTATGCCAATGGTGTATTAAGTGGTTATGGCGGATATGTATTTGGGAAAGATGCTGACGGTAACTTTGACCCAACTGATATTGGGTTAAACAACGAAGGTGCTATTGAAGGGGCAGAATCAATTCAAAAGTTTTATGATGAAGGTCTTTTCCCATCAGGTTTAGTTGGGGAACAAGGTATTAACGTGTTAGATTCTTTATTCTCTGAAGGTAAAGCTGCTGCGGTTATTTCTGGTCCATGGAATTTAGGTCCATATGAAGAAGCAGGCATTAATTATGGCGTTATGAAATTACCTGAATTAGCAAATGGTGAAAACATGAGTGCGTTTGTTGGTGTGAAAAGTTACAATGTCAGCACATATGCTAAAAATCCAGAACTTGCAGAAGAATTTGTTGAATTCATAACAAATGAAGAAAATTCAAAAACAAGATATGAAATTACAGGCGAAGTGCCAGCTGTTAAAGCATTGGCAGAGGATCCTGTAGTTGCGGAAAGTGAAGCAGCTCAAGCTGTCGCACAACAGTCGCAGTTCTCAGAATTGACTCCAAGTATTCCTGAAATGAATGAAGTTTGGACACCTGCT
- a CDS encoding helix-turn-helix domain-containing protein, giving the protein MTREQFKRSYGQYIQNQRNIQELSQEELAYQIGISTEAIGRIERGITSPSLTSSLLLEEKLHLDHTYIKNLLHHSSDSES; this is encoded by the coding sequence ATGACACGTGAACAATTCAAAAGAAGTTATGGGCAATACATACAGAATCAACGAAATATCCAGGAGCTGTCACAGGAAGAATTGGCCTATCAAATTGGCATCAGTACGGAGGCTATCGGACGGATTGAAAGAGGAATTACTTCTCCAAGTTTAACAAGTAGTCTGTTGCTAGAAGAGAAACTACATCTTGATCATACGTATATTAAGAATCTATTACATCATTCTAGTGACTCCGAATCATAG
- a CDS encoding type II toxin-antitoxin system RelE/ParE family toxin, translating into MTIYLEKTMMHYDLITSSATKKFIKKMKDKPLKEKFKSAFKEIQLDPFYVGEPKKGDLAGVYGYDIKHNGTSYEVAYAIEEDENGNVVLVILAGTREQFYEELKRYIKGSKIHKN; encoded by the coding sequence TTGACGATTTATTTGGAGAAGACGATGATGCACTATGATTTAATTACTTCTTCAGCAACAAAAAAGTTTATAAAAAAAATGAAAGATAAGCCTTTAAAAGAAAAATTTAAATCTGCTTTTAAAGAAATTCAGCTAGACCCTTTTTATGTAGGTGAACCGAAAAAAGGTGATCTGGCTGGAGTTTATGGTTATGATATAAAACATAACGGCACTTCTTATGAAGTAGCTTATGCAATTGAAGAAGATGAAAATGGGAATGTTGTACTTGTAATCCTTGCAGGAACAAGAGAACAGTTTTATGAAGAACTAAAAAGGTATATTAAAGGTTCAAAGATACATAAAAATTAA
- a CDS encoding N-acetylmannosamine-6-phosphate 2-epimerase gives MHQVLDKIEKGLIVSCQALEGEPLHSSFIMGRMAVAAKEGGAVGIRANSVSDIVEIKKQVGLPVIGIIKQVYKDHPVFITPTMKEIDALAETGVEIIATDATNRLRPDGCDLATFYKEIRSKYPDLLLMADVSSVEEAMFADELGFDIVAPTLYGYTAKTNGLKIDDHDYDVIKQIVKKVTKAKVLAEGNVSTPTIARSVLDSNVHAVVVGGAITRPQQITQRFVDALAQD, from the coding sequence ATGCATCAAGTGTTAGATAAGATTGAAAAGGGATTAATTGTTTCTTGCCAGGCTTTAGAAGGGGAACCGTTACACAGTTCTTTCATCATGGGGCGTATGGCAGTAGCTGCAAAAGAAGGTGGAGCTGTTGGGATTCGTGCCAACTCCGTTTCGGACATAGTCGAAATCAAAAAACAAGTAGGGTTGCCGGTCATTGGCATCATTAAACAAGTGTACAAAGACCATCCAGTCTTTATTACACCTACGATGAAAGAGATCGATGCCTTAGCAGAAACTGGTGTCGAGATCATTGCCACAGATGCGACAAATCGACTTCGACCTGATGGTTGCGATTTAGCTACATTTTATAAAGAGATAAGATCTAAGTATCCTGATCTCTTGTTGATGGCGGACGTCTCTTCGGTTGAAGAAGCAATGTTTGCCGATGAGTTAGGGTTTGATATAGTGGCGCCGACTTTATACGGCTATACAGCGAAAACGAATGGATTGAAAATTGATGATCATGATTATGACGTTATTAAACAAATTGTAAAAAAAGTGACTAAAGCAAAGGTTTTGGCAGAGGGAAATGTTTCGACGCCAACTATCGCAAGGTCCGTTCTAGATAGTAATGTTCATGCGGTCGTTGTAGGTGGTGCAATTACAAGACCACAGCAAATTACACAAAGATTTGTTGATGCATTGGCACAAGATTAA
- a CDS encoding Fic family protein yields MKKPYPLPLLSHTFDAESELTFYKKVVEASSVLEKLKQKIHYSLISESFLQLLTLHESVQSTRIEGTKVTFSEMLEDEIDQKKDWENVEVRNYQRALKIGVEIIQTGYPLSERLIRDIHSELMKDNRGSTSAAGEYRTIQNFIGPTKQLKDASYIPPEPQLMGEYMANLERYINGHPYLDEEMDTLHPLIKVAIIHAQFESIHPFLDGNGRLGRILIVLYMLQSNIIDSPFFFLSEELEKEKFKYYTMLNGVRALNKFEPDWDSWITFFLNATIRMAERQFNKLEQAERLYKEGLSKLKQPSTEKVWGALFKYPIATVHQIVNDTSLAPVTIRKSLNELVHLKMIYGDDRKRNRRFYHYDLIRIMND; encoded by the coding sequence ATGAAAAAGCCTTATCCATTACCACTTCTATCACACACATTTGATGCTGAATCTGAACTTACTTTTTATAAGAAAGTCGTTGAAGCCTCATCCGTGTTGGAAAAGCTGAAACAAAAAATTCATTATTCTTTAATCAGTGAATCATTTCTGCAATTATTAACACTACATGAGTCTGTTCAATCTACAAGAATTGAAGGAACCAAAGTGACTTTTAGTGAAATGCTAGAAGATGAAATTGATCAAAAAAAGGACTGGGAGAATGTTGAAGTTCGTAATTACCAAAGAGCATTAAAAATTGGTGTTGAAATCATACAGACAGGATATCCATTATCGGAACGATTGATTCGTGATATCCATAGCGAGTTGATGAAAGATAATCGTGGTTCTACAAGTGCTGCAGGTGAATATAGGACCATCCAGAATTTTATCGGACCTACAAAGCAATTAAAAGATGCTTCTTATATTCCGCCTGAACCACAATTAATGGGAGAATATATGGCCAATTTAGAGAGATATATTAATGGGCATCCATACTTAGATGAAGAAATGGACACACTTCACCCTTTAATTAAAGTAGCAATCATCCATGCACAATTTGAATCTATTCACCCTTTTTTAGATGGAAACGGTCGGTTAGGAAGGATTCTAATCGTACTTTATATGTTGCAATCCAATATAATTGACTCCCCGTTCTTTTTCCTAAGTGAAGAACTAGAGAAAGAAAAGTTTAAATATTATACAATGTTAAACGGTGTTCGTGCACTAAACAAATTCGAACCTGATTGGGATAGTTGGATAACCTTCTTCCTTAATGCAACGATTCGAATGGCGGAACGACAATTTAATAAACTTGAACAAGCAGAAAGATTATATAAAGAAGGATTAAGTAAATTGAAACAACCTTCTACTGAAAAAGTTTGGGGAGCCCTTTTTAAATATCCTATTGCAACAGTGCATCAAATAGTAAACGATACTAGTTTAGCTCCTGTGACTATCCGAAAAAGTCTAAACGAACTTGTTCACTTGAAGATGATTTATGGGGACGATAGAAAAAGAAATAGAAGATTCTATCATTACGACCTCATTCGAATTATGAATGATTAA